From a region of the Lactuca sativa cultivar Salinas chromosome 4, Lsat_Salinas_v11, whole genome shotgun sequence genome:
- the LOC111917879 gene encoding uncharacterized protein LOC111917879: MPRKRKIRVVSQGMSIGRLQGEKNLLICYNCKKPGHHWKNCRDPPASAVPHITSIVPVCYHCNETGHKKPECPKLKTGKRDGGTNPAIASSSKGTTMVTRDRAHQMTRGAGDYNDSGSIGKLAHPMVIDVADNLTIYVTDVYQGYTLKFSGVEFPIDLNPIATRELCVIVGMDWLDAFDAEIHYRKKQFRVRNPRGGELIIQGDNPHLAMASCSSAIALDDVPIVSDFNDVFPKELPGLPPIRRLLPEVH, from the exons ATGCCCAGAAAAAGAAAAATCAGGGTAGTAAGTCAAGGTATGAGTATAGGACGTCTTCAGGGTGAGAAAAATCTATTGATATGCTACAACTGTAAAAAGCCAGGGCATCATTGGAAGAATTGTAGGGATCCCCCTGCGAGTGCAGTACCTCATATTACTTCTATAGTTCCCGTTTGCTATCACTGCAACGAGACGGGACATAAGAAGCCTGAATGCCCGAAGTTAAAGACTGGTAAAAGAGACGGGGGTACAAATCCTGCAATTGCATCGTCCTCTAAGGGAACCACTATGGTGACACGAGATCGTGCTCACCAGATGACTAGAGGAGCCGGTGATTACAACGACAGTGGCAG TATCGGAAAATTGGCTCACCCAATGGTTATCGATGTTGCCGACAACCTCACTATTTATGTCACTGATGTTTATCAGGGTTACACTCTCAAGTTTTCTGGAGTTGAATTTCCCATTGATCTTAACCCTATTGCAACGCGAGAGCTCTGCGTTatcgttggcatggattggcttgatGCGTTTGATGCGGAAATCCACTATCGTAAGAAGCAATTTCGTGTTCGAAACCCTAGAGGTGGAGAACTTATTATTCAGGGGGACAATCCCCACCTGGCTATGGCTTCTTGCTCTTCTGCTATAGCACTAGACGACGTTCCTATCGTTTCCGACTTCAACGATGTTTTTCCGAAGGAACTCCCTGGCTTGCCACCTAttcg Ccggttattaccggaggttcattga